A region from the Nitrospira sp. CR1.1 genome encodes:
- a CDS encoding TonB-dependent receptor plug domain-containing protein, whose product MVAAFLTASVSHGAAAEAPPMRLEDSLAFSANNDLELLKEEETVSIASRYEQPISQAPSNVYVITDEDIRMSGTTDIPTLLRRIPGMEVMQASAADFNVSVRGDNQTSANKLLVMVDGRSIYNDLQGTINWKLLPVTLPEIKRIEILKGPASAVWGFNAFDGVINIITKSPEEMKGTTLQFGGGSYGTITASAIQAGTIDKFGYRLSIGHNQNASWSNSNALAFRDNLVNVLTEYVLSSDSKIRISGGLVDSNAQNPVVSQDVTILDKPAQGYAKIEYERPDFFIRAFWNQNTSTGVYLFQPSLAPFLTYSSGNGTPTSIFTANTYNVDVQHSPEIFSSNRLTYGVNYRLNTLSSNAITQYTTENRLGFFIQDEWKIAAPFTVVVGVRYDLDTFINPSISPRVSLFYAPSNNHTFRLSGSVAYRPPTMLENQSNAFVNTNPPLLPIATTIAGGRNLSPEQIASYDLGYQGWYWRHRLRIRADVFYNHLSDLISIRNQSSTLAVFSNDTGSADIYGGELGFEVLATKWLTGFANYSYQDIHQTFTGRVQRAGPHNKFSVGLRGEWDNGVNAETIFHYYGSATYPPGQSFTTFSQAGLVTLPNPNVGAYNLLNLRAGYRFWQQKAAAGYMRDAEVAVSVFNALNDEHKEHPLGDLIGRRVMGWLTLRF is encoded by the coding sequence ATGGTCGCGGCATTCCTGACGGCGAGTGTGAGCCATGGCGCCGCCGCCGAAGCCCCGCCCATGCGGCTTGAGGATTCCCTGGCCTTTTCTGCCAATAACGATCTGGAGCTGCTTAAAGAAGAAGAAACCGTGAGCATCGCGTCACGGTACGAACAACCCATTTCACAGGCGCCTTCGAACGTGTATGTGATCACGGACGAAGACATCCGCATGTCCGGCACGACCGATATCCCCACTTTGCTCCGGCGCATCCCCGGCATGGAAGTAATGCAGGCAAGCGCGGCCGACTTCAACGTCAGCGTGCGAGGCGACAACCAAACCAGCGCCAACAAACTGTTGGTGATGGTGGACGGACGATCCATTTATAACGATCTACAAGGGACCATCAACTGGAAACTCCTACCGGTCACCTTGCCAGAAATCAAACGGATCGAAATCTTGAAGGGACCGGCTTCTGCCGTCTGGGGCTTCAACGCCTTCGACGGTGTGATCAATATCATCACCAAATCGCCTGAGGAAATGAAAGGCACGACGTTACAATTTGGCGGGGGAAGCTACGGGACCATTACGGCTTCCGCGATCCAAGCCGGAACAATAGACAAGTTCGGCTATCGCCTGTCCATCGGCCACAATCAAAACGCCTCATGGAGCAACAGCAACGCCCTAGCCTTTCGCGACAATCTAGTCAATGTCTTGACCGAATATGTCCTCTCATCGGACTCCAAGATTAGAATTTCCGGCGGCCTTGTCGACTCTAACGCCCAAAACCCCGTCGTCAGCCAGGACGTGACGATTTTAGACAAACCTGCTCAAGGTTATGCCAAGATTGAATATGAACGCCCGGATTTCTTCATCAGAGCATTTTGGAATCAAAACACAAGCACTGGGGTCTACCTATTCCAGCCTTCTCTCGCACCTTTCCTGACTTACAGTTCGGGAAACGGGACACCAACCTCGATTTTTACGGCTAACACCTACAATGTCGATGTTCAACATTCGCCTGAAATCTTTTCGAGCAATCGCCTGACCTACGGCGTGAACTACCGCCTCAACACGCTTTCGAGCAATGCCATCACTCAATACACCACAGAAAACCGGCTCGGTTTCTTCATCCAGGATGAATGGAAAATTGCCGCGCCATTTACAGTTGTCGTCGGGGTTCGGTATGACTTGGACACGTTTATCAACCCGAGCATCAGCCCCCGCGTATCTCTATTCTATGCTCCATCCAACAATCATACGTTCCGACTGTCCGGTTCTGTGGCATATCGGCCACCGACCATGCTTGAAAACCAATCGAATGCATTCGTAAACACGAATCCGCCTCTGCTGCCAATCGCCACTACTATCGCGGGAGGGCGAAATCTCTCACCTGAACAAATTGCTTCTTACGACCTGGGCTACCAAGGCTGGTATTGGCGCCATCGACTCCGGATCCGTGCCGACGTGTTCTACAATCACCTCTCAGACCTGATCAGCATTCGCAACCAATCCTCGACACTGGCGGTCTTCAGCAACGACACCGGCTCGGCGGATATCTATGGCGGCGAGCTTGGGTTCGAAGTGCTGGCTACTAAATGGCTCACCGGTTTTGCCAACTACTCATACCAGGATATCCACCAGACGTTCACCGGCCGTGTGCAACGCGCAGGGCCGCACAACAAGTTCAGCGTCGGATTGCGCGGCGAGTGGGACAACGGCGTCAACGCCGAAACCATCTTCCATTACTATGGATCGGCCACATATCCGCCCGGGCAGTCATTTACCACGTTCTCTCAAGCCGGTCTCGTCACCCTCCCGAATCCGAACGTCGGTGCATACAACCTGCTCAACCTTCGAGCCGGTTATCGGTTCTGGCAGCAGAAGGCCGCCGCCGGGTACATGCGCGATGCGGAGGTGGCTGTCTCGGTCTTCAATGCGCTTAATGACGAACACAAGGAGCACCCGCTTGGCGACCTTATCGGCCGGCGGGTGATGGGCTGGCTGACTCTTCGGTTTTAA
- a CDS encoding PAS domain S-box protein, with protein sequence MAPATLTHSILVVDDDPDIALGLQDFLDHDGYQVNVAMTCAEALAQAQAHHYNAVLLDLGLPDGDGSSVLLTLQQQQPQLPVIILTAYTSTDRTVGSLTQGAFAYLTKPYNRDELRAVLQRAVGVQALAVKAEHAEHALHESEARFRSLVEAATDSIVLADHNGHILSWNRAAAQLFGYTDDEVRGKSLSILMPPRHRAAHERGLARVRDTGESRLIGHLVELEGLRKDGSEFPLELSLAMWKSDDAVYYSGIIRDITQRRRAEEILDRLRHLHEVILTQAGEGIYGLNRDGMTTFVNPTAAEFLGYEPFELIDQPMHGLLHHSRSDGSPYPADQCPIYASLQDGLVHRVASDVFWRKDGRPVPVEYVSTPIIEKGHTAGAVVVFRDISERKEAERAVEESQERFRQLAEHIREVFWITNPEKTRVVYISPGYEAIWGRSCDSLYAQPASWLEAIHPDDRPRIEQAAMSRQTLGIYDETYRILRPDGSLRWIWDRAYPIRDASDRVYRIVGFAEDITEQKRIEAELIASERRYRALFDDNPSMYFMVDAAGTVLSVNRFGAEQLGYDVHDLIGSSVVNVFHSDDQEAVRRNLSDCLSDVGQPKRWELRKVRKDGDVIWVRETAQAVRGDDQAPVVLIVCEDITAMKEAEIALHDSEEFKNQILRSSADCIKVLDLEGRLQYMNDAGQRLLEISDLTKYTNKPWSEFWEGDDRDAALAALEAAKAGDIGKFVGLCPTTGGQAKWWDVQVTPMLDTQGYSRRLLAISRDITAYKQVQESLRSSEERLEHVIRGSHDGFWDGHVLPGHPWYAPITPVWWSPRVREMLGYNEEEFPDILDSWASRLHPDDRAEVFARLTACMEQGISHYDVEYRLLNKHHDYQWFHARAEVVQRDAKGRAVRMAGALQDITDRKRTEARLRLSEERLRMALTSSEFGIWDWDVASDRLYWSEDVEMLFGLAPGSFPGTYTAYIGLIYLLDRGSTLTRLELSLRDQTSVHLRHRVVWPDGSIHWLAWSGRIYRNADGVATRVLGIVHDTTGRTDE encoded by the coding sequence ATGGCACCGGCAACACTGACTCATTCCATCCTGGTCGTGGACGACGATCCTGATATTGCGCTCGGGCTGCAGGATTTCCTCGATCACGACGGATATCAGGTAAACGTCGCGATGACCTGCGCGGAAGCGCTCGCGCAAGCCCAGGCCCATCACTACAATGCCGTGCTGCTCGACTTGGGGCTCCCGGACGGAGACGGCTCCTCCGTCCTGCTCACACTACAACAACAACAACCCCAACTGCCTGTCATTATCCTCACGGCTTACACCAGCACCGACCGCACGGTCGGATCGCTGACCCAGGGCGCCTTTGCCTATCTGACAAAACCCTATAACCGGGATGAATTGCGCGCCGTCCTGCAACGGGCAGTCGGAGTTCAAGCCCTGGCCGTCAAAGCTGAACATGCCGAGCATGCCCTGCATGAGAGCGAAGCGCGATTTCGATCGCTGGTCGAAGCGGCGACCGACTCAATCGTCCTGGCCGATCACAACGGGCATATCCTGTCCTGGAACCGCGCCGCCGCGCAACTCTTCGGGTATACGGATGACGAAGTCCGCGGAAAGTCCCTTAGCATATTGATGCCGCCCCGCCACCGCGCCGCCCACGAGCGCGGGCTCGCGCGCGTCAGGGACACAGGAGAATCCCGCCTCATCGGCCACCTCGTCGAGCTGGAAGGGTTGCGGAAGGACGGAAGTGAATTCCCACTGGAACTCTCACTGGCCATGTGGAAGAGCGACGATGCCGTGTATTACAGCGGCATCATCCGCGACATTACCCAACGACGCCGGGCAGAGGAAATTCTCGACCGCCTCCGCCATCTCCACGAGGTCATCCTCACGCAGGCCGGCGAAGGCATTTATGGCCTGAACCGAGACGGAATGACGACCTTTGTCAACCCGACCGCAGCGGAATTTCTCGGCTACGAACCGTTCGAGCTGATCGACCAGCCGATGCACGGCCTGCTCCATCATTCTCGATCCGACGGCAGCCCCTATCCGGCCGACCAGTGCCCGATTTACGCGTCACTGCAGGACGGCCTGGTTCATCGCGTGGCAAGCGATGTCTTCTGGCGAAAGGACGGTCGCCCAGTGCCGGTGGAGTATGTCAGTACGCCGATCATTGAAAAAGGTCACACGGCAGGCGCGGTGGTGGTGTTTCGCGATATCTCCGAACGCAAAGAAGCCGAGCGCGCGGTCGAGGAAAGCCAGGAGCGGTTCCGGCAACTGGCGGAACATATCCGGGAGGTGTTCTGGATCACCAATCCGGAAAAAACGCGCGTGGTCTATATCAGCCCCGGGTATGAAGCAATTTGGGGTCGTTCCTGCGACAGTCTCTACGCCCAGCCCGCGTCCTGGCTGGAAGCCATCCATCCTGACGATCGGCCTCGAATAGAACAGGCCGCCATGAGCCGCCAGACCCTGGGCATCTACGATGAAACCTACCGCATTCTGCGTCCTGACGGATCCCTGCGATGGATCTGGGACCGTGCGTATCCGATCCGTGACGCCTCGGACAGGGTCTATCGGATCGTGGGATTTGCCGAGGATATTACCGAGCAGAAGAGGATTGAAGCGGAATTGATCGCCAGCGAGCGCCGATATCGAGCGCTGTTCGACGACAATCCCTCCATGTATTTCATGGTGGATGCGGCAGGGACCGTGCTCTCCGTCAATCGCTTTGGAGCCGAACAGTTGGGCTACGACGTGCATGATCTGATCGGAAGCTCTGTCGTGAACGTGTTCCATTCGGACGATCAAGAAGCCGTTCGCCGGAATCTCTCCGACTGCCTTTCCGATGTGGGACAACCCAAGCGGTGGGAACTTCGCAAAGTCAGGAAAGATGGCGATGTGATCTGGGTGAGAGAAACCGCTCAGGCCGTGCGAGGCGATGACCAGGCTCCGGTGGTCTTGATCGTCTGCGAAGACATCACCGCCATGAAAGAGGCTGAAATTGCCCTTCATGACAGTGAAGAGTTCAAAAACCAGATCCTGCGTAGCAGCGCAGACTGTATCAAAGTCCTCGATCTCGAAGGACGGCTGCAATACATGAATGATGCCGGTCAGCGGCTCCTGGAGATCAGCGATCTCACCAAGTACACCAACAAACCCTGGTCGGAATTTTGGGAAGGTGACGATCGCGATGCGGCGTTAGCCGCCTTGGAAGCGGCCAAGGCCGGGGACATCGGAAAATTCGTCGGACTCTGCCCGACCACGGGCGGACAAGCAAAGTGGTGGGATGTGCAAGTCACGCCCATGCTCGACACGCAAGGATATTCCCGGCGTCTCCTAGCCATCTCGCGCGATATCACCGCCTACAAACAGGTCCAGGAATCCCTGCGCTCCAGCGAGGAACGGCTGGAACACGTCATTCGCGGCTCTCACGACGGATTCTGGGACGGCCACGTGCTGCCGGGACATCCCTGGTATGCCCCGATCACCCCTGTCTGGTGGTCTCCTCGCGTGCGCGAAATGCTGGGATACAATGAGGAAGAGTTCCCTGACATTCTGGACAGTTGGGCGTCCCGATTGCACCCCGACGATCGAGCGGAAGTTTTCGCGCGGCTGACTGCCTGCATGGAACAAGGCATTTCCCACTACGATGTCGAGTACCGGCTCTTGAACAAGCACCATGACTACCAATGGTTTCACGCGCGCGCGGAAGTGGTCCAGCGGGATGCGAAGGGACGCGCCGTCAGGATGGCCGGCGCCTTGCAAGATATTACCGACCGCAAACGAACTGAAGCCCGATTGCGCCTCAGCGAAGAACGATTGCGTATGGCCCTCACCTCGTCGGAGTTCGGCATCTGGGACTGGGATGTGGCCTCGGACCGTCTCTATTGGTCCGAAGACGTCGAGATGCTGTTCGGCTTGGCCCCGGGATCTTTTCCCGGCACCTATACCGCCTATATCGGATTGATCTACCTGCTTGATCGCGGATCTACCCTCACCCGCCTCGAACTCAGTCTTCGCGATCAGACATCCGTCCATCTGCGGCATCGTGTCGTATGGCCAGATGGCTCGATACATTGGCTGGCATGGAGCGGACGGATCTATCGGAATGCCGACGGAGTCGCCACGCGCGTGCTCGGCATCGTTCACGATACGACGGGACGCACGGACGAATGA
- a CDS encoding GAF domain-containing protein, giving the protein MKGPLVKDPTHLAAPPFLPNGLKRFVSLRTKFVVFFSLIIILTCSAMSWYFIHSKRVAMTERVQDLGSILVKNLAHNVRYGIILEDRVILEQFIDGVLGVDEVVYARITGADGQVLAAKSKGRLKTPLGTVRAVDQPFYPASAIAASLIKHPVPEPTVTRLRLTAENTIPFEDADSALRVSTPGIREETFYDFALPVLKRAEPRLEALALQEEETRKTRAAQPAPPAFGVVQIGLTEVPMQRELAEALRTFLLLTLGIITAGILSTNLLARRIITPLRNLAAGARKVGEGDLSTFVVPTTQDEVGQLTALFNVMTKSLQERNQAISANLATIRRHVTQLTTLNQSSAAITSTLDLDRLLSTVLQLLSENLGFARMVLFLWDSERGIATVGQMLGMPPEAEEAARRLVIPVHEDGGFAAEILLHGKPVLVPNIDTVADRISPAVLPWLRQVGLSSFVAAPLRSQQRILGYLGADRGAQPCTQEDLDLLVTIASHVAVAVDNARAYTKLATLTEHLERRVQERTHELQTVNERLQDHDQRRSKFVSVASHELRTPMTSIKGFVENMLDGLTGPLSERQEHYLQRVKHNVDRLTRIINQLLDWSRLDVGRIDIKPEPLSIDAFVRDVVESFQTLAAEKSITLDVLPCEQPLTVYADRDKLEQILWNLVGNAIKFTGHAGRVSVRCNAHDAHFAQITVADTGCGIAPDELALVFNEFSKVESAMPASQGAQLGLFITKSLVALHGGQMWVESQLGAGTQFSFTLPLPTTPPSQR; this is encoded by the coding sequence ATGAAAGGACCTCTTGTGAAAGATCCAACCCATCTCGCAGCGCCGCCGTTCCTGCCGAACGGGCTGAAACGATTCGTCAGCTTGCGGACGAAGTTCGTCGTATTCTTCAGTCTCATCATCATCCTGACGTGTTCGGCCATGAGTTGGTATTTCATCCACAGCAAACGCGTCGCCATGACCGAACGGGTGCAGGATCTGGGCAGCATCCTGGTCAAGAACCTGGCTCACAATGTCCGCTACGGCATCATTCTCGAAGACCGGGTGATCCTGGAACAGTTCATCGACGGGGTGCTGGGAGTGGATGAAGTCGTCTATGCGCGGATTACCGGGGCCGACGGGCAGGTTCTCGCCGCAAAGAGCAAGGGCAGATTGAAGACTCCGCTGGGTACGGTGCGGGCGGTCGATCAACCGTTTTACCCGGCCTCCGCCATTGCGGCCTCGCTGATCAAACATCCAGTCCCGGAACCGACCGTCACGAGGCTCCGGCTCACCGCCGAGAACACCATCCCGTTCGAGGATGCGGACTCTGCGCTTCGCGTTTCGACTCCCGGCATCCGCGAAGAGACCTTTTACGATTTCGCCCTTCCGGTGCTCAAACGCGCGGAGCCTCGACTGGAAGCGCTTGCCCTTCAAGAGGAGGAGACGCGCAAGACCCGCGCCGCTCAACCGGCGCCGCCTGCCTTTGGGGTGGTCCAAATCGGCCTGACCGAGGTACCGATGCAACGAGAACTGGCGGAGGCGCTACGCACCTTCCTCCTCCTCACCTTGGGCATCATCACGGCCGGCATTCTCTCCACCAATCTTCTGGCTCGCCGCATCATTACGCCCTTGCGCAATCTCGCCGCAGGTGCGCGCAAGGTTGGAGAGGGCGATCTCTCCACGTTTGTCGTGCCGACCACACAAGACGAAGTCGGCCAGCTCACCGCCCTCTTCAACGTCATGACGAAGTCTCTTCAAGAACGTAATCAGGCCATCTCCGCAAACCTTGCCACGATCCGCCGTCACGTCACCCAATTGACGACCTTAAACCAATCCAGCGCGGCTATTACGTCCACCCTTGACCTCGATCGTCTTCTTTCAACGGTGCTGCAGCTGCTCAGCGAAAATCTGGGTTTCGCCAGGATGGTCCTATTTTTGTGGGATAGCGAGCGCGGCATCGCCACGGTCGGACAAATGCTCGGCATGCCGCCAGAGGCCGAGGAAGCCGCGCGGCGTCTGGTCATACCCGTGCATGAGGACGGCGGTTTCGCCGCGGAAATCCTGCTCCACGGGAAACCCGTCCTGGTGCCAAATATCGACACCGTCGCGGACCGCATTTCTCCGGCCGTCTTGCCCTGGCTTCGCCAGGTAGGGTTGTCGTCCTTCGTTGCGGCTCCGCTCCGCAGTCAGCAGCGCATTCTGGGCTATCTCGGCGCCGATCGCGGAGCACAGCCTTGCACGCAGGAGGATCTTGATCTGTTGGTCACCATTGCCAGCCATGTGGCCGTCGCCGTGGACAATGCGCGGGCGTATACCAAACTGGCCACCCTGACGGAACACCTCGAACGACGCGTGCAGGAACGCACCCATGAATTGCAAACCGTCAATGAACGCCTGCAGGACCACGATCAGCGGCGTTCGAAATTCGTGTCCGTCGCCTCTCACGAATTACGCACACCGATGACGTCCATTAAAGGGTTCGTCGAAAACATGCTGGATGGACTGACCGGGCCACTCTCCGAACGGCAAGAACACTATCTGCAACGCGTCAAGCATAACGTGGATCGACTGACCAGGATCATCAATCAATTGCTGGATTGGTCGCGCCTGGATGTCGGACGAATCGACATCAAACCGGAGCCGTTGTCCATCGATGCATTCGTCCGGGATGTGGTGGAGAGCTTTCAGACACTGGCGGCGGAAAAATCCATTACGCTGGACGTTCTGCCCTGCGAGCAGCCCCTCACGGTCTACGCCGATCGCGACAAACTTGAGCAAATTCTCTGGAATCTCGTTGGCAACGCGATCAAATTCACCGGGCATGCCGGACGCGTCTCAGTCCGGTGCAATGCCCATGATGCACACTTCGCCCAAATCACCGTCGCGGACACCGGCTGCGGAATTGCCCCTGACGAGTTGGCACTGGTGTTCAACGAATTTTCCAAAGTGGAATCGGCCATGCCGGCGTCGCAAGGCGCTCAACTCGGCCTCTTCATTACCAAAAGTCTCGTCGCCCTGCACGGGGGCCAGATGTGGGTGGAAAGCCAATTGGGGGCGGGAACCCAATTTTCCTTCACCTTGCCGCTCCCGACCACCCCACCGTCTCAACGGTAG